The Pseudomonas multiresinivorans DNA window TGTAGACGCCTCCTGGCCCCCCTTCGAATTCCGTGACAACGACGGCGTTTACCAGGGCCTGGCTGCCAGTTACGTCAAAGTCATCAGCGACAAGCTCAAGGTCCAGCTCCAACCGATCGAGCCGGCAAGCTGGAGCGAAGTCCTGCAACAGGCGCGGGACAGCCATCTCGACCTGCTCCCCGGCATCATGGCTACGCCGGAACGCCTCGAGTACCTGACCTTCACCCGCCCCTACCTCGACTTCCCGATCATCATCCTTGCCCGCAAGAACGGCCCCGCGCCAGCCAGCGTGAAGGAGCTTTACGGCCTCAAGGTCGGTGTGGTCGCCCACTACGCCCCGCATGAACTGCTGGTCGCCAGGCACCCCGACCTCAACCTGCAACCGCTGCCCAGTGTCGCTGCCGGACTGCAGGCGCTGGCGGTCGGCCAGGTGGATGCGTTTGTCGGCGACCTCGCCTCCAGTGTCTGGAACCTTCGTCAGCTCAAGCTCGAGGGCCTGCAGATCAGCGGCGAAACCCCCTACCGCTACCAGTTGGCCATGGGTGTGCCGAAGGACCAGGCGATCTTCGTCGGCATTCTCGACAAGGTGCTGGCGGACATGACCGTAGAACAGATCGACGCACTGCAGGCCCCCTGGGTCGGCGGCCTGGTCGACCACCGTAGCGTGTGGCCTGATGTGTTCCGCGTGGTCGTGCCCATCGCGGTTCTGACCACCCTCACCCTACTGGTCCTGTTCACCATGAACCGGCGCCTGCGCGGCGAGATGCAGCGCCGGGAGAAACTCGAGCAGGCCCTGCGCGACAGCGAACAGCACTACCGCGGCCTGGTGGAAAGCCTGACCGCCATCGCCTGGGAAATGCGCCTGGCGGAGAACCGCTTCACCTACGTCTCGCCCCACGCCCAGCGGCTGCTCGGCTACCCGCTGACCGACTGGCTGGAGCCCGGCTTCTGGCAACGCACCCTGCACCCGGAAGACGCCGAGCACGCGATCCACTTCTGCATGAGCGAGAGCCATGCCGGGCGCAACCACAGCTTCGATTACCGCATGCTCGCCGCCGATGGGCGAATCGTCTGGATCCGCGACATCGTCACGCTGATCCAGCATGGCGACGACCTGATCCTGCGCGGCCTGATGATCGACATCACCGAGGCGAAGCACACCGAACAGGCCCTGCGCCTGTCCGAGCAGAAATTCGCCTCGGTCTTCCATCACTGCCCCGACATCATCGTCCTCGCCCGCCGAGTCGACGGCGTGCTGCTGGCGGTGAACAGTACCTTCGAACAACAGATCGGCATCCCCGCCAGCGAAGCCCTGGGCAAGACTTCGACCGACCTGGGAATCTGGGGCGCCCCTGGCATGGGCCCGGCCATGCTGCAGCGCCTGCAGGGCGAACCGCTGAACAACGTCGAGATCCCGCTCAACCGCCGCGACGGCAGCCACTTCACCGCCCTGCTGTCGGCGCAGCACATCATCCTCGACGACACGCCGGCGCTGGTCGTCGTGGTGCGCAACATCTCCCAGGTCAAGGAAACCCAGGAGCAACTGCGCGTCTCCGAGGAAAAATTTGCCAAAGCCTTCCACGCCTCGCCCGACGGCATGCTCATCTCCCGCATCAGCGACGGCCGGTTGGTGGAAGTGAACCAGGGCTTCACCCGCATCACCGGCTACAGCCGTGAGGAAGCCGCCGAGCGCTCCACCCTCGACCTGCGCCTGTGGGCCAACCCGGCCGACCGCAGCAAACTGCTGGGCATCCTCGACAACGCCGCCAGCGCCCCAGGCTTCACCGCGCAGATTCGCACCCGCGACGGCAGCCTGCGCCTGTGCGAGCTGTCCGCCCACCGCATCACCATCGGCAGCGACGACTGCATGCTGACCATCGCTCGCGACATCACCGAGCAGCAGCAGATGCAGGAAAAACTCCGACTCGCCGCCACCGTATTCGAGAGCACCGCTGAAGGCGTGATGATCACCGACGCACGCCAGCGCATAGTCGCGGTCAACCGCGCCTTCAGCGAGATCACCGGCTACAGCGAACAGGAAGCCCTCGGCAGTTCGCCGCGCCTGCTCGCCTCCGGCCAGCACGACAGCAGCTTCTACGTCGCCCTCTGGCACCAGCTCAACGCCGAGGGCCATTGGCAGGGCGAAATCTGGAACCGCCGGAAGAACCAGGAGCTCTACCCGGAGTGGCTCACCGTCAGCGCCGTGCGCAATGCCGACGGCGAGTTGTCGCACTATGTCGGCGTGTTCGCCGACATCTCCACCCTCAAGTACGCCCAGGCACGGCTGGACTACCAGGCCCACCACGATCCACTCACCGGCCTGCCCAACCGCCTGCTGTTCGAAAGCCGCCTGAACGCCTCGCTCAAGGAAGCCCAGGAAGACGATCATCAGGGCGCCGTGCTGTTCCTCGACCTGGACCGCTTCAAGCACATCAACGATAGCCTCGGCCACCCGGTCGGCGACCTGCTGCTCAAGTCCATTGCCACCCGCCTGCGCGAGCAGCTGCGCGACGTCGATACGGTAGCGCGCCAGGGCGGAGATGAATTCATCATCCTGCTGCCCGGCCTGCACCACGCACTGGACGCCGAACACGTCGCCAACAAGCTGCTGCTCTGCTTCGACAAGCCGTTCATCGCCGGCGAACAGGAATTCTTCGTCAGCGCCAGCATCGGCATCTGCCTCTACCCCAGCGATGGCTCGGATGTCGCCACCCTGGTGAAGAACGCCGACGCCGCCATGTACCGGGCCAAGGCCCAGGGCCGCAACCGGGTGGAGTTCTACACCCGCGAACTGACCTTCCAGGCCACCGAGCGCATGGCCCTGGAACATGAATTGCGCCGCGCGCTGGAAAGCGACCAGCTGCAGCTCTACTACCAGCCCAAGCTCTCCCTCGGCACTGGCCAACTGGTCGGCGCCGAAGCCCTGATCCGCTGGAAACATCCTCAATTCGGCGCGATTTCGCCCGATCGCTTCATTCCGCTGGCCGAGGAAAACGGCCTGATCCTGCCATTGGGCGACTGGGTGCTGCGCGAAGCCTGCCGGCAGATGAGCCGCTGGCAGGACAGCCACGCCGCCTTCGGCCCACTTTCGGTCAACCTGGCTGGCGCCCAGCTGCGCCAGACCAACCTGGTCGAACGCATCCGTGAACTGCTCGCCCACTACAACCTGCAGCCCTCGCGCCTGCAGCTGGAAATCACCGAAAGCTTCCTCATGCACCAGACCGAGGAAGCCCTGTCGATCCTGCACAGCCTCAAGCATCTGGGCGTACAGCTGGCCATCGACGACTTCGGCACCGGCTACTCCTCCCTCAGCTACCTGAAGCAACTGCCGCTGGACACCCTGAAGATCGACCAGTCCTTCGTCCACGGCCTGCCGGACGACCCACACGACGCCGCCATTGCCCGGGCCATCATCGCCCTGGGGCGCAGCATGAACCTCATCGTGATCGCCGAAGGCGTGGAACACGAAGCCCAGGAACGCTTCCTCGAAGCCGAAGGTTGCGACCAGATCCAGGGCTACGCCCTGAGCGCCCCACTGCCGGCCGACGCCTTTGCCAACCGCTTCCTGGTCCCGCTGCATCCGATTGGCGCGACGCACAACGCGCCGGTATAATCCGCCCGCCTTCTGGGGGCCTATAGCTCAGTTGGTTAGAGCAGAGGACTCATAATCCTTTGGTCCACGGTTCAAGTCCGTGTGGGCCCACCACCTCTTCAGCAAAAAGCCGCGCGAATGCGCGGCTTTTGCGTTTCTGGCATTCGGTCGTCAGGAGTTCGCCAGTTCCCGCAGCGCCGCTGTGGCGAGGAAGCCGGAGCGGGAGCTGTAGCGCTGGTCTTTGCTGACGCGGTCGTCGATGCGTTGCAGCAGATGTTCGGGCAGCGTGGCGTTGAAGCGTACTGCTTTGCCCAAATACGGCGTGACGTCGAACTCGATAACCGCCCAGACACCACCGGCGTAGTCCGGGTTGTTCAGGTGCTGGTCAATGGCTTGCGGTTGGGGCAATTCTTCGCCGTCCGCGACCAGCCCCTCGAAATGCAAGGCAAGGGCTTCTTTCGCGTTATCCAGGGCTTCGTCGACGGTACAGCCAGCAGAAAAACAG harbors:
- a CDS encoding type II toxin-antitoxin system HicB family antitoxin; the encoded protein is MKFPVVLHKDPDSDYGVTLPDVSGCFSAGCTVDEALDNAKEALALHFEGLVADGEELPQPQAIDQHLNNPDYAGGVWAVIEFDVTPYLGKAVRFNATLPEHLLQRIDDRVSKDQRYSSRSGFLATAALRELANS
- a CDS encoding bifunctional diguanylate cyclase/phosphodiesterase, which gives rise to MPRLQAVLLWCLAFWAGQAFALSLTPDEQQWLQAHPSLRLGVDASWPPFEFRDNDGVYQGLAASYVKVISDKLKVQLQPIEPASWSEVLQQARDSHLDLLPGIMATPERLEYLTFTRPYLDFPIIILARKNGPAPASVKELYGLKVGVVAHYAPHELLVARHPDLNLQPLPSVAAGLQALAVGQVDAFVGDLASSVWNLRQLKLEGLQISGETPYRYQLAMGVPKDQAIFVGILDKVLADMTVEQIDALQAPWVGGLVDHRSVWPDVFRVVVPIAVLTTLTLLVLFTMNRRLRGEMQRREKLEQALRDSEQHYRGLVESLTAIAWEMRLAENRFTYVSPHAQRLLGYPLTDWLEPGFWQRTLHPEDAEHAIHFCMSESHAGRNHSFDYRMLAADGRIVWIRDIVTLIQHGDDLILRGLMIDITEAKHTEQALRLSEQKFASVFHHCPDIIVLARRVDGVLLAVNSTFEQQIGIPASEALGKTSTDLGIWGAPGMGPAMLQRLQGEPLNNVEIPLNRRDGSHFTALLSAQHIILDDTPALVVVVRNISQVKETQEQLRVSEEKFAKAFHASPDGMLISRISDGRLVEVNQGFTRITGYSREEAAERSTLDLRLWANPADRSKLLGILDNAASAPGFTAQIRTRDGSLRLCELSAHRITIGSDDCMLTIARDITEQQQMQEKLRLAATVFESTAEGVMITDARQRIVAVNRAFSEITGYSEQEALGSSPRLLASGQHDSSFYVALWHQLNAEGHWQGEIWNRRKNQELYPEWLTVSAVRNADGELSHYVGVFADISTLKYAQARLDYQAHHDPLTGLPNRLLFESRLNASLKEAQEDDHQGAVLFLDLDRFKHINDSLGHPVGDLLLKSIATRLREQLRDVDTVARQGGDEFIILLPGLHHALDAEHVANKLLLCFDKPFIAGEQEFFVSASIGICLYPSDGSDVATLVKNADAAMYRAKAQGRNRVEFYTRELTFQATERMALEHELRRALESDQLQLYYQPKLSLGTGQLVGAEALIRWKHPQFGAISPDRFIPLAEENGLILPLGDWVLREACRQMSRWQDSHAAFGPLSVNLAGAQLRQTNLVERIRELLAHYNLQPSRLQLEITESFLMHQTEEALSILHSLKHLGVQLAIDDFGTGYSSLSYLKQLPLDTLKIDQSFVHGLPDDPHDAAIARAIIALGRSMNLIVIAEGVEHEAQERFLEAEGCDQIQGYALSAPLPADAFANRFLVPLHPIGATHNAPV